The Candidatus Mesenet endosymbiont of Agriotes lineatus region ATTACAAGATAAATCCTATCTTTATAGCATAATGAAATCTGGAGCTGAAAGAGCACAAGAAATTTCAAGCAAAAATATAAAGGATGTTAAGGAAATAATAGGTTTTCCTCAAATTTGAAGCATGCTATAGGCTGGCTGTATTTTTTGTAAAAATATTTTAAAATTTAACTCTACATTTCAATCTAATATCTTAAATTAAAAAATTCAAGTAATATAATATTTCGAAACTAGCCTAAAATCAAAAAAGGATAGAGTTTTAAAGTGGGTGGACTAATAGAGCACCCGGATTTTGCGTTACCGAATCGAAAAGAATTATTGAAAAGTGATATGGAATATGAAGTTTTAGTAGTACAGAAACACCGATAGAAAGACTCAAAAAAAGCAACGAACTCCGGCAAGAAATACACTCAAAACTCAGTTAATTGTAGAAAAACAGAGCAACATCATTTGCAAACGGCAGAAAGCACGATTTTCAAATATTCAAGGAATCAAAAGTACATATATTACCAGACGTAAAAGTTTTAGCAGATACAGAGGGATGAGAAAAATTCATGAGAGTGCCACAGAGAAAAACAAAAAATTGACTAAAAAAAAGAAAATCAAGAGCTTATGAGTGAAAGAGTGGTAATAGAGAATATGATTGAAAAGATTCAAAATTATAGCTATCGAAACAGACGAAAACGTTTTGCTCTGAGATTCAACTTGATAGCTAGTATTTATAATTTGGAACTTTCTATATGAGTTCCGAAAGAGGTCTATCACGGTTAAGCTGTTTTATATTTTATCTTATCCTTTCATAGCTGTTCACAGAGCCTAGCCGTAAGATTGGAAAACTAAGTGATAATCAGTCTCGTTTATGAAAAGGCTTAATGAAATGAATAAAAAGAATAATATAGAAAGGGGTAGATAAACTGTGACTTTTTTTAAACTTTTTCAAACTATCAAACTTGTAGAATGCACCCACCAGCCAGGGTGACAGTGCTGCACGTTATTTGCTGCAGATTTTGCTTTCTCTTCGTTGTCAAATATGCCAAAACAAGTTGCTCCACTGCCAGACATACGTGTGATTATGCAACCTGTTTGCTTTTGCAGAAATGATAAAACGTCTTCAATTTCAGGAACAATGGTAATTGCTACCTCTTGTAAGTCATTTTTTGTGCAGCGCATCAGCTCTATTAAGTCTACTGTATCTGCTTTAGGAAAATCAAGTGGTGCGGAAAAATTGCCCTTATACTCTTGAAATACTCTAGCAGTGCTTAAAGGCTTGCCTGGATTGACCAGTACTATACTTTTTGGTATAGTAAAATTTTTACAATAGTGTAAGTCATCACCTGTACCTTTCGCAAAAGCAGTAGCGCAATTTACACTTACTGGAACATCAGCACCAACGTTTGCAGCAACTTCATTTAGCACCTGATCTTCAATGTTCCAATACTTACCTAAAATACGTATAACTGCACCCGCATCTGATGAACCGCCACCTAAACCTGCGGCAACAGGTATATTTTTAATCACTCTAACTGAAATTTCTATGTGCCTAGCAGTGTGTTTAAGAAGTAAATCGATTGCTTTGGTAATTGTATTATAACGACTATTAATTTTACAATTTACAAAAATGACCACAGATTTTGCATAACCTATTCTAATTTCAAGGATATCGTAAAGCCTAGCAAAAATAAAAAAC contains the following coding sequences:
- a CDS encoding 4-(cytidine 5'-diphospho)-2-C-methyl-D-erythritol kinase, producing the protein MAAFQAIAPAKINLFLHIVGKRQDNYHLLETFFIFARLYDILEIRIGYAKSVVIFVNCKINSRYNTITKAIDLLLKHTARHIEISVRVIKNIPVAAGLGGGSSDAGAVIRILGKYWNIEDQVLNEVAANVGADVPVSVNCATAFAKGTGDDLHYCKNFTIPKSIVLVNPGKPLSTARVFQEYKGNFSAPLDFPKADTVDLIELMRCTKNDLQEVAITIVPEIEDVLSFLQKQTGCIITRMSGSGATCFGIFDNEEKAKSAANNVQHCHPGWWVHSTSLIV